The following are encoded together in the Anopheles nili chromosome 3, idAnoNiliSN_F5_01, whole genome shotgun sequence genome:
- the LOC128723146 gene encoding uncharacterized protein LOC128723146, with protein MTDISRYQPPYGNGAASASTINNYPEHLNPFYEDENHKRLRFLEHNPAAHKSKRRGSLSSLRDGLRDLWQFSSIRFGKKRSSTLGINKTSESPPPLRRDVYVHDTNEDTFASTSAYRNTVSTPGYGTPRESQSYTTTPLFVRHTRYRSSLQDRQKENEEIGFMRNDRYRSTIQNGFATYSNGMVTSTPRKKQSAPMPYGTTPRGAQRQQENTNPFDVEMEPEVDTLSTVSVDSNYSGTLRSHTTGTRTRTKRRAPLPPPVFVLPANRVSPTMEEPAANDLQTENLRNLTAEIESFVRISSTEGDASNRGTSTMQTSANVEATVVTEQNYDVNNNSAQVEIPTTVSTIESEIVLDERTQESTKTETTHTVTNASRDPQSAREEQAIVQVEEPKIINTQSVDVITVDTAVAVGMQTNPTPSPRKKSEKVQPKDDDATKCAHPGDVDFANLALPTTPVPKRRSNRENREKYITQNVTPATSVVNKIEPIAVKPAASASAEADDEGPTTTIIVDNLEYRLKVAPIHTEITTKIENARMKISESTGNLPLSTIDNAPNERRRSVRDIIASINKSQSMLKVNQDQPTNGLHETQSTDSMTRNMRELNDREKEIQNLLQDISEHYGAGSFQQPGDVATSSVDAQKGRGSYYDNLPEDLDAKNNIYHNLDDKNNMYAGSGCRIKKSPTKTVIVSEGDDPQFQDCINWNPLPKPRRSYHQEEKAIVVAEQLPVVPNAP; from the exons ATGACGGACATCTCCCGGTACCAGCCACCGTACGGCAATGGTGCAGCTTCCGCCAGTACCATCAACAACTACCCGGAACATCTGAATCCCTTCTACGAGGATGAAAACCACAAACGCCTTCGCTTTTTGGAGCATAATCCGGCCGCGCATAAATCCAAACGCCGAGGCAGCCTGTCTAGTTTGCGGGACGGACTTCGCGATCTATG GCAATTCTCATCAATTCGCTTCGGTAAGAAGCGATCGTCGACGCTCGGCATCAATAAGACGTCAGAGAGTCCTCCACCGCTAAGAAGGGACGTGTACGTTCACGACACCAACGAAGACACCTTCGCGAGTACAAGTGCCTATCGGAACACAGTCAGCACTCCCGGCTATGGAACGCCACGTGAAAGCCAATCGTACACTACGACACCGCTGTTTGTGCGGCATACACGCTACCGCAGTTCCTTGCAAGACCGTCAAAAG gaaaacgaagaaattgGATTTATGCGGAACGATCGCTACCGTAGCACGATTCAGAATGGGTTTGCCACCTACAGCAATGGGATGGTTACTTCCACACCGAGAAAGAAGCAATCGGCCCCTATGCCGTACGG CACAACGCCACGGGGAGCACAGCGGCAGCaggaaaacacaaaccctTTCGATGTCGAAATGGAACCGGAAGTTGACACCCTGTCCACGGTTAGTGTGGACAGTAATTACAGCGGCACTCTGCGATCTCACACTACTGGAACGAGAACACGCACTAAACGACGAGCTCCGCTTCCACCACCGGTATTTGTA TTACCAGCGAATCGCGTTTCCCCAACGATGGAGGAACCAGCCGCAAACgatctccaaaccgagaacCTGCGAAATTTGACGGCAGAAATCGAAAGCTTTGTACGCATATCTTCCACTGAAGGGGACGCATCCAACAGAGGAACATCTACCATGCAAACAAGTGCCAATGTGGAAGCCACCGTCGTGACAGAACAGAACTATGATGTTAACAATAACAGCGCACAAGTTGAGATTCCTACTACAGTCTCTACCATAGAGAGTGAAATAGTGCTAGACGAACGAACTCAGGAGAGTACTAAAACCGAAACTACTCACACTGTCACCAATGCCAGCAGAGATCCCCAGAGTGCACGTGAGGAACAGGCCATCGTGCAGGTGGAAGAACCAAAAATTATTAATACACAGTCTGTCGACGTGATCACTGTCGATACTGCTGTAGCTGTGGGAATGCAAACCAACCCGACTCCTTCACCGAGGAAAAAGTCAGAAAAGGTTCAGCCCAAAGATGACGATGCTACGAAATGCGCTCACCCAGGTGACGTTGATTTCGCCAATCTGGCCCTTCCGACGACTCCTGTTCCCAAGAGGCGATCGAATCGCGAAAATCGTGAAAAATACATAACTCAAAATGTTACTCCAGCAACGAGTGTGGTCAACAAAATCGAACCCATCGCGGTCAAACCAGCTGCTTCAGCAAGCGCGGAAGCAGACGATGAAGGTCCCACGACCACAATCATTGTGGACAATTTGGAGTACCGATTGAAGGTAGCCCCGATACATACGGAAATTACTACCAAAATCGAAAATGCGCGCATGAAGATCAGCGAATCGACGGGCAACTTACCATTGAGCACGATCGATAATGCGCCTAATGAGAGGCGCCGATCAGTGAGGGATATTATAGCGTCGATCAACAAGAGTCAGAGCATGCTCAAAGTTAATCAAGATCAGCCAACCAACGGTTTGCACGAAACACAGTCAACCGACAGTATGACGCGGAACATGCGCGAACTGAACGATCGCGAAAAGGAGATCCAAAACCTACTGCAAGATATCAGCGAACACTATGGAGCTGGTAGTTTTCAGCAGCCCGGTGATGTCGCGACCAGTTCGGTGGATGCTCAGAAAGGTCGCGGCTCTTACTACGACAATTTGCCGGAAGATCTAGACGCCAAGAATAACATATACCACAATCTGGACGACAAGAACAACATGTACGCTGGGTCGGGCTGTCGAATCAAGAAAAGCCCTACCAAGACGGTAATCGTTAGCGAGGGTGATGATCCACAATTTCAGGATTGCATAAATTGGAACCCTTTGCCAAAACCGAGACGCAGCTATCACCAGGAGGAGAAAGCAATCGTCGTCGCAGAGCAATTACCAGTGGTGCCTAATGCTCCCTAG